Genomic DNA from Thermosipho ferrireducens:
TTCCTTTTTGTCGTTTAACTTTTATCCCGTTTTTTACAGGAGTTATACACGCTCTTATGTTCGGGATACCGTTGACTTCTACAAGGCAGGATGAACATTTGCCAATTGCACAGAAAAGTCCACGAGGTTTTCCTGAAGAGGAGAATCCAAATATGTCTATTCCGTTTGCTATTAATGCGCTTGCAATGGTGTCATCAGGATAAGCTTTTAACTTTTCTCCTTCAAAGAAAAATTCAATTTCTTCCCTGTGGTCGGTTTTATGTCCGAGTATTGGATGGTCAAGTACACGTCTTTTCAACACCAATCCCCCCCTGGTATTTTTAAAGATTGTACAACTTAATTATATATTTTTGATGTAATAAAAGTGAAATATAGAGCAAAGGAGCATACCGTAATATTTGCGATGTTTTTGGCCAGAAATGTTTTTTTTAGCCATTTGAGAAAGATTGATGGTATAATGTTTTTGAAGAGGAGAAGGAGGGGGTGCAATGTTAGAAATAGCTTTAATAGCTCACGATAAGAAAAAATTAGATCTTGCGATGTTTGTAAAAGAATGGAAGGAAGTATTTGAGAAATGCGATTTATATGCTACAAGATCTACAGGAAGAATTTTAGAAGAAAAAATAGGACTTTTAGTTAATAAAATGGAATCAGGTCCATATGGTGGAGATTTACAAATAGGTTCATTAATTGTTGAAGGTAAAATTAACTTTGTTATATTTTTGAGAGATCCGTTGACTGCCCAACCTCATGAACCAGATGTATCCGCATTGTTAAGGGTTTGTGATGTTCATAACATTCCACTCGCAACAAATCTTGCAACTGCAGAAGGGCTTGTGCTTGAGATAAAAAAGAAATTAGAAAAAATTTAGCGGGAGGTAAAAAATGGTTTTTGTTTTCGATCTTGATGGAACATTGCTTTTAAAAAACTACAGAATATCTGAAAATATGACAGGAATAATAAATAAGTTAGATAGAGATGGACATGTTGTTATTTTTGCAAGTGGGAGAATGTTGATTTCTGTAAAAAAAATAATTTTAAGCCATTTCAAAAAAGAATTTCCAGTAATCGCATATAACGGTTCTATTGTCTGGCATCCTGAAAAAGGTATTATTTTTGAAACGGGGTTAGATTTTGATACAAGTGTTAAAATCATACAGTTTTTGAGAGAGAAAAAAATTCACAGGCAAATTTATATAAATGATAAGTTGTATTCAGAAGAAGACAATGATGAAATAAAGATGTATGCCAGACACGCGAATGTTGATTATTATTTGTGCGAAGATTTATTGGAATTAATTAAAGACGAAAAGAGAAAGGCTACTAAGATTCTTGCAATTGGTGAGCCTGATATGCTGGATAAAATAAAAAAGGATTTGACTGATTTCAAATTAAGTGTGGATATTTTTAAGAGTATGAAAAATTTTCTGGATATAGTTCCACGTGGAATTAATAAAGCAGTTGCTTTGAAAGTGATGTTGGAAGAATCTGGAAAAGAGAATGAAAAAATAATAGCTTTTGGAGATAACCATAACGATGTTCCTTTATTTGAAGTAGCAAATGTTGGAGTTGCTGTAAAAAATGCGGTTAAAGAGTTAAAAGAGGTGGCTGATTATGTTGTACCGTCCAATGATGAAGATGGTATATATAGCTTTTTTGTTAATTTCTTCCCTGAGCTTATCGATTGATATTTCTTTCGCTCCACTGCAAGATATACTAAAAAACGTGTCTTTAATGACCTTGGGGAGCCTGGGCGATTTAACTCTGGCATTTGAAGCGGGTTATTATACAGGCGTTATTTTAAAAAGTAAAGGATATGACTATTATGTTATAGGAAGTCTTGATACTTTAAGTCAGGACGACGCAACTCCTTTAAATAGAGTTAATGCATCACCGTTTATAACTGCTTATGTGTATGAGCTCATGGGAAAGGGTTTGTCAGCTGCGGGGGTTGTACCAATAATTGATGGACGTGGAAAAATAGAAAAATCTATTGTGGTGTCTCTTGTAACCAGAAAGGCTATGTTTCCTGTTCTTGTTGAGAATCAATCAAAAAAATTGTATCTGGAAAATCTTGGATACAAAGGTAGAATCTTAATTTACGATAGTTTGGAAAGCTCTGTTGAGAGGTTAAAATTTTTCTGGACACCTATATATAATAGACAGGACATAGAAAAAACAAGATTAGAGATATTGCTGAATTCAATAGTTATGATTTCCAGAGGCGGGGATGTTCACGTAAAGGAGCCTTTTGTTAAAGATGGGATATTGGTTTTTTCAGATGAGCCAGAAATTATTTCAAGAGCTTATGATGTATTAAAAGGTTATGAAACAGCACCAGGAAGGATTCCATGGAAATGATGATTAATAGTTATAAATGTCGATAGTT
This window encodes:
- a CDS encoding (2Fe-2S)-binding protein, whose product is MKRRVLDHPILGHKTDHREEIEFFFEGEKLKAYPDDTIASALIANGIDIFGFSSSGKPRGLFCAIGKCSSCLVEVNGIPNIRACITPVKNGIKVKRQKGKGKPTW
- a CDS encoding methylglyoxal synthase, producing the protein MLEIALIAHDKKKLDLAMFVKEWKEVFEKCDLYATRSTGRILEEKIGLLVNKMESGPYGGDLQIGSLIVEGKINFVIFLRDPLTAQPHEPDVSALLRVCDVHNIPLATNLATAEGLVLEIKKKLEKI
- a CDS encoding HAD family hydrolase, whose translation is MVFVFDLDGTLLLKNYRISENMTGIINKLDRDGHVVIFASGRMLISVKKIILSHFKKEFPVIAYNGSIVWHPEKGIIFETGLDFDTSVKIIQFLREKKIHRQIYINDKLYSEEDNDEIKMYARHANVDYYLCEDLLELIKDEKRKATKILAIGEPDMLDKIKKDLTDFKLSVDIFKSMKNFLDIVPRGINKAVALKVMLEESGKENEKIIAFGDNHNDVPLFEVANVGVAVKNAVKELKEVADYVVPSNDEDGIYSFFVNFFPELID